In a single window of the Terrirubrum flagellatum genome:
- a CDS encoding GntR family transcriptional regulator, giving the protein MSSSGFALREADASPARAMRAPSMRGIYAEIRQDIVTLRLRPGERLSENELALRFRTSRAPVREALIRLGEEGLIDVRPQRGSFVSRISLAAMERARFVREALELAAVRKAAQSGLPPALAMRARDAIAEQKRAADDPEHFTRADDAFHAALADASGVSQLWSVIEREKAQFDRIRFLSVPNATPAKVLIDQHMAILTAVEYQDPESAERAMRRHMSEVLKIAQTLAEAHPDLIVDDLPPPRDAS; this is encoded by the coding sequence ATGAGCAGCTCGGGATTCGCCCTTCGGGAAGCCGACGCCTCTCCAGCGCGCGCCATGCGCGCGCCCAGCATGCGCGGTATCTACGCCGAGATCCGCCAGGACATCGTCACCTTGCGCCTGCGGCCGGGCGAACGGCTTTCCGAGAACGAACTCGCGCTTCGCTTCCGGACCAGCCGCGCGCCGGTTCGCGAGGCGTTGATCAGGCTGGGCGAAGAAGGCCTGATCGACGTCAGGCCGCAGCGCGGCAGCTTCGTCAGCCGTATCTCTCTGGCGGCGATGGAGCGGGCGCGCTTCGTGCGCGAAGCGCTGGAGCTGGCGGCCGTGCGCAAGGCGGCCCAGAGCGGCCTGCCCCCGGCGCTTGCAATGCGAGCGCGCGATGCCATCGCGGAGCAGAAGCGCGCCGCCGATGACCCCGAACATTTCACCCGCGCCGATGACGCCTTTCACGCCGCCCTGGCCGACGCCAGCGGCGTCTCGCAGCTCTGGAGCGTGATCGAGCGGGAGAAGGCGCAGTTCGATCGCATCCGCTTCCTCAGCGTGCCCAACGCGACGCCGGCGAAAGTGCTGATCGATCAGCACATGGCGATCCTGACCGCGGTCGAATATCAGGATCCGGAAAGCGCCGAGCGCGCCATGCGCCGGCACATGTCGGAAGTGTTGAAGATCGCGCAGACGCTCGCCGAGGCGCATCCCGATTTGATCGTCGATGATCTTCCGCCGCCGCGGGACGCGTC